The Comamonas sp. GB3 AK4-5 genome includes a region encoding these proteins:
- the soxR gene encoding redox-sensitive transcriptional activator SoxR: MKIEDDPLIAIGEIAQRSGVKASALRFYESLGLIEAVRSSSGHRRYHRSCLRRIAFIVFAQRVGFTLEEIAEQLSSLPNRHVPTGGDWQKMSRLWQARLDERIAELQRLRHGLNQCIGCGCLSMKTCMFTNPGDLCAQNGPGPRRWLGDAMPTAE; this comes from the coding sequence ATGAAAATTGAGGATGATCCTTTGATCGCCATTGGTGAAATCGCCCAGCGCAGCGGCGTCAAGGCTTCGGCCCTGCGCTTTTACGAGTCACTGGGTTTGATCGAGGCCGTGCGCAGCAGCAGCGGCCACCGGCGCTACCACCGCTCTTGTTTGCGGCGTATTGCCTTCATCGTCTTTGCCCAGCGCGTGGGCTTTACGCTGGAAGAAATCGCCGAGCAACTGTCCAGCCTGCCCAACCGCCATGTGCCCACGGGTGGCGACTGGCAGAAGATGTCGCGTCTATGGCAGGCGCGACTGGACGAGCGCATTGCCGAACTGCAGCGCCTGCGCCACGGCCTCAACCAGTGCATAGGCTGCGGCTGCCTGTCCATGAAGACCTGCATGTTTACCAACCCCGGTGACCTGTGTGCCCAAAACGGACCCGGGCCCAGGCGCTGGCTGGGCGATGCAATGCCTACGGCGGAGTGA
- a CDS encoding methyl-accepting chemotaxis protein — translation MQPSIKKLFTFALATVALVLALGGFCIFQLSQASLHLTEAQAARYNSYLLADEMRQSSDDLTRLARTYVVTGDPRWEQQYQEILDIRNGAKPRPKQYEKIYWDFRAADIDPGKGFDQAAALNDLMKKAGFTEQEFHLLKQAEDQSNALVKLETAAMFMVKGLYDDGTGKFTVKREPNLEEARKMVHGLEYHAIKAKIMKPVDEFLTALDQRTSGAVAAAEAEKGLWFVALGTMATLMVVIMAAILWYMYRQITTSLATAGGAADRMAHGDLSQQIEVRGLAEVALVLSSLSAMRDSLTGVVYTVRQNAESVATASAEIAQGNNDLSARTEQQASALEETAASMEELSSTVRQNAENAQQANQLACSASNVAVEGGDVVNRVVETMKGIQSSSQRIADIIGVIDSIAFQTNILALNAAVEAARAGEQGRGFAVVATEVRTLAGRSADAAKQIKQLIDASVQQVDQGTQLVDQAGTTMTEVVSAIRRVTDIMGEISAASSEQSQGVAQVGEAVTQMDHTTQQNAALVEESAAAASNLQSQAEKLVQAVAVFQLDNRAAASMHSPQGNASHAPSFAGGSRPANAPRTAPQSAAARPSSPPRQLQKSTASAAAPAPAPATAGSDADWETF, via the coding sequence ATGCAGCCAAGCATCAAAAAACTTTTCACCTTTGCACTGGCCACGGTGGCCCTGGTGCTGGCCTTGGGTGGGTTCTGCATCTTTCAGCTCTCCCAGGCCTCACTCCACCTGACCGAGGCGCAGGCCGCGCGCTACAACTCCTATCTGCTGGCCGATGAAATGCGCCAGAGCTCGGACGATCTGACCCGGCTGGCCCGCACCTATGTGGTCACCGGTGACCCGCGCTGGGAGCAGCAATACCAGGAGATTCTGGACATACGCAACGGCGCCAAGCCCCGGCCCAAACAGTACGAGAAGATTTACTGGGATTTCCGGGCCGCCGACATCGACCCTGGCAAAGGCTTCGATCAAGCGGCCGCACTGAACGATCTGATGAAAAAAGCAGGCTTCACCGAGCAAGAGTTTCACCTGCTCAAACAGGCGGAAGACCAATCCAATGCCCTGGTCAAGCTGGAGACTGCGGCCATGTTCATGGTAAAAGGCCTGTACGACGATGGCACGGGCAAGTTCACCGTCAAGCGCGAGCCCAATCTGGAAGAGGCCCGCAAGATGGTGCACGGCCTCGAATACCACGCCATCAAGGCCAAGATCATGAAGCCGGTGGACGAGTTTCTGACCGCCCTGGACCAGCGCACCTCCGGTGCCGTGGCAGCGGCCGAGGCCGAGAAAGGCCTGTGGTTTGTGGCCCTGGGCACGATGGCGACCCTGATGGTGGTCATCATGGCGGCCATCCTCTGGTATATGTACCGGCAGATCACCACCTCGCTGGCCACGGCCGGCGGCGCTGCCGATCGGATGGCCCATGGCGATCTGTCGCAGCAGATCGAAGTCAGAGGGCTGGCCGAGGTGGCTCTCGTACTGTCCTCGCTCTCGGCCATGCGCGACAGCCTGACCGGCGTGGTCTACACCGTGCGCCAGAACGCGGAAAGCGTGGCCACCGCCAGCGCCGAGATTGCCCAGGGCAACAACGACCTGAGCGCACGCACCGAACAGCAGGCCAGTGCGCTGGAAGAGACGGCGGCCTCAATGGAAGAACTCAGCTCCACCGTGCGCCAGAACGCCGAGAACGCCCAGCAGGCCAACCAGCTGGCATGCAGCGCCTCCAACGTGGCGGTGGAAGGCGGTGATGTGGTGAACCGCGTGGTCGAGACCATGAAGGGCATACAGAGCAGCTCACAGCGCATTGCCGACATCATTGGCGTGATCGACTCCATTGCCTTTCAAACCAATATCCTGGCGCTGAATGCCGCCGTGGAAGCCGCACGTGCCGGCGAGCAGGGCCGGGGCTTTGCCGTGGTGGCTACCGAGGTGCGTACCCTGGCCGGGCGCAGTGCCGATGCGGCCAAGCAAATCAAGCAGCTCATCGACGCCAGCGTGCAGCAGGTGGACCAGGGCACGCAGCTGGTGGACCAGGCTGGCACCACCATGACCGAGGTGGTCAGCGCCATCCGCCGCGTGACCGACATCATGGGTGAGATCAGCGCCGCCAGCAGCGAGCAAAGCCAGGGCGTGGCCCAGGTGGGCGAGGCCGTCACACAGATGGACCACACCACGCAGCAGAACGCGGCCCTGGTGGAGGAGTCCGCCGCTGCGGCCTCCAATCTGCAATCCCAGGCCGAAAAATTGGTCCAGGCCGTGGCCGTGTTCCAGCTGGACAACCGCGCTGCTGCCAGCATGCACAGCCCCCAGGGTAATGCCTCACATGCGCCGTCCTTTGCTGGTGGCAGCCGCCCGGCCAATGCACCCCGCACCGCCCCCCAGTCTGCGGCGGCACGCCCCAGCAGCCCTCCCCGCCAGCTGCAAAAATCGACGGCCAGCGCCGCAGCGCCAGCCCCGGCGCCTGCCACCGCAGGCTCCGACGCCGACTGGGAAACCTTCTAA
- a CDS encoding sigma-70 family RNA polymerase sigma factor: MPAGSPPRSQTSADPVQVLYTAHHGWLLGLLRRRLNCPHGAADLAHDTFVRVLQRPEVVPDLREPRAYLTTIARGLLHDHWRRRSLEQVWLDTLAALPEDMVPSPEETQSLRETLQQLDDMLGRLAPKAREAFVLSQLQGLGYAQIATQLNVSERTVKRYMAQGFELCLTLMD, translated from the coding sequence ATGCCCGCCGGCTCCCCTCCTCGCAGCCAGACCTCGGCCGATCCGGTACAGGTCTTGTACACCGCCCACCACGGCTGGTTGCTGGGGCTGCTGCGCCGCCGCCTGAACTGCCCCCATGGCGCGGCCGACCTGGCACACGACACCTTTGTGCGCGTGCTGCAAAGGCCCGAGGTCGTGCCCGATCTGCGCGAGCCACGCGCCTACCTCACCACCATCGCCCGGGGTCTGCTGCATGACCACTGGCGCCGCCGTTCTCTCGAGCAGGTCTGGCTGGACACGCTGGCCGCCCTGCCCGAGGACATGGTGCCCAGCCCCGAAGAGACCCAGTCCCTGCGGGAAACCCTGCAGCAGCTCGACGATATGCTGGGCCGCCTGGCGCCCAAGGCCAGAGAGGCCTTTGTGCTCTCGCAGCTGCAAGGCCTGGGCTATGCACAGATTGCCACTCAACTGAACGTGAGCGAACGCACCGTCAAACGCTATATGGCCCAGGGTTTCGAGCTGTGTCTGACGCTGATGGATTGA
- the alkB gene encoding DNA oxidative demethylase AlkB — protein MTASLFDDPPQSVERIAIDDGAWLLRGWALAAQTQWLATVQQVLAAQPFRRSLTPGGRPMSVGMSNCGAWGWVTDRAGYRYSPTNPDTGLPWPAMPVFLRQQAVDAALAAGYPGYAPDVCLINQYQPGARMGLHRDADEMDWQAPIVSVSLGLPCTFLWGGLERSHPVRRLSLLHGDVLVWGGATRMAYHGVQPLKDGQHALLGAQRWNLTFRMARTALAGGLPRCKSAQ, from the coding sequence ATGACGGCCTCGCTGTTCGATGACCCGCCCCAGTCCGTGGAGCGGATCGCTATCGACGACGGGGCCTGGCTGTTGCGTGGTTGGGCGCTGGCCGCGCAAACGCAATGGCTGGCCACTGTGCAGCAGGTGCTGGCAGCCCAGCCTTTTCGCCGCAGCCTCACGCCCGGTGGCCGGCCCATGTCGGTGGGCATGAGCAACTGCGGTGCCTGGGGCTGGGTGACCGACCGCGCAGGCTACCGCTACAGCCCCACCAACCCGGACACCGGCCTGCCATGGCCCGCCATGCCTGTTTTTCTGCGGCAGCAGGCGGTGGATGCAGCGCTGGCTGCGGGCTACCCCGGCTATGCGCCCGATGTCTGCCTGATCAACCAGTACCAGCCGGGCGCCAGAATGGGTCTGCACCGCGATGCAGACGAGATGGACTGGCAGGCCCCCATCGTTTCTGTCTCGCTGGGCCTGCCCTGCACGTTTCTATGGGGTGGGCTGGAACGCAGTCACCCGGTGCGCCGCCTCTCGCTGCTGCATGGCGATGTGCTGGTTTGGGGCGGGGCCACACGCATGGCCTACCACGGCGTGCAGCCGCTGAAAGACGGCCAGCATGCGCTGCTGGGGGCGCAGCGCTGGAATCTCACCTTTCGCATGGCACGCACAGCCTTGGCGGGCGGTCTGCCGCGTTGCAAATCCGCGCAATAG
- a CDS encoding acyl-CoA dehydrogenase family protein: protein MTSFDTHQVLNQVDEPCQQALLHNDAALLHALLHSHAAWAQPSLHDYAQHVTAPSTWQWAQQANAHMPKLQSFDARGRRIDTVHYHPCWHALLTLYREQGLVGLPYESSRPGRWSAWAAGFYLHGQVEQGSLCPPTMTTAAIGVLRREALWPQVKAGLLSHQFDAQDRPWPEKQALWVGMGMAEKQGGSDVHASTTLATPDGAGGRGQAYRLTGHKWFFSAPMSDAHLVVARTPDTDPACFWVPRWQPDGTRNAVRIQQLKEKVGNRSNASSEVEFHGAYGLLLGEPGQGIPTIIEMATTTRLCCVLGSSAVLRQSLVQALHYARHRHVFGKPLAQQPLARAVLADLALESEAATTLAMHLAAAFEACEGMAPAPAERAWKHLMTPAAKFWVCKRAIEVTGEAMEVLGGNGYVEPAVVARLFRDAPVNSIWEGSGNIMCLDLLRAMAREPECTQALLADLIDAAGDDAALRAAIQNLQALLQRPADEQELLARRIAQQLVLLAQACLLRRHAPAAVADAFIATRVVQADARVLGAIDVRALDTAALLERALPA, encoded by the coding sequence ATGACTTCTTTCGACACGCACCAGGTGCTCAACCAGGTTGACGAGCCCTGCCAGCAGGCATTGCTGCACAACGACGCGGCCCTGCTCCATGCCCTGCTCCACAGCCACGCAGCCTGGGCCCAGCCCTCTCTGCACGACTACGCCCAGCACGTCACCGCGCCCTCGACCTGGCAATGGGCGCAACAGGCCAACGCCCACATGCCCAAGCTGCAAAGCTTTGATGCACGCGGGCGGCGCATAGACACCGTGCACTACCACCCCTGCTGGCATGCGCTGCTGACGCTGTACCGCGAGCAAGGCCTGGTCGGCCTGCCCTATGAAAGCAGCCGCCCTGGCCGCTGGAGCGCCTGGGCTGCAGGTTTTTACCTGCACGGCCAGGTGGAGCAAGGCTCGCTGTGCCCACCCACCATGACCACCGCTGCCATTGGCGTGTTGCGCCGGGAAGCGCTGTGGCCCCAGGTCAAAGCCGGCCTGCTGTCCCACCAGTTCGATGCCCAGGACCGCCCCTGGCCCGAAAAACAAGCGCTGTGGGTGGGCATGGGCATGGCGGAAAAACAAGGCGGCTCAGACGTACACGCCAGCACCACGCTGGCCACACCCGATGGCGCCGGCGGCCGTGGCCAGGCCTACCGCCTCACTGGACACAAATGGTTTTTTTCCGCCCCCATGAGCGATGCCCACCTGGTGGTGGCGCGGACCCCGGATACCGACCCTGCCTGCTTCTGGGTCCCGCGCTGGCAACCCGATGGCACGCGCAACGCCGTACGGATACAGCAGCTCAAGGAAAAAGTGGGCAACCGCAGCAATGCCAGCAGCGAGGTGGAATTCCATGGTGCCTATGGCCTGCTGCTGGGCGAGCCCGGCCAGGGCATTCCCACCATCATCGAGATGGCCACCACCACCCGGCTGTGCTGCGTGCTGGGCAGCAGCGCGGTGTTGCGCCAGTCTCTGGTCCAGGCCCTGCACTACGCCCGGCACCGCCATGTGTTTGGCAAACCCCTGGCACAACAGCCGCTGGCGCGCGCGGTGCTGGCGGATCTGGCACTGGAAAGCGAAGCCGCCACCACATTGGCCATGCACCTGGCTGCCGCCTTTGAGGCCTGCGAGGGCATGGCCCCTGCACCTGCCGAACGCGCCTGGAAGCACTTGATGACACCGGCCGCCAAATTCTGGGTATGCAAGCGCGCGATTGAGGTGACCGGCGAGGCCATGGAGGTGCTGGGCGGCAACGGCTATGTGGAGCCTGCCGTGGTGGCCAGGCTGTTCCGCGACGCGCCGGTCAACAGCATCTGGGAAGGCTCCGGCAACATCATGTGCCTGGACCTGTTGCGCGCCATGGCGCGCGAGCCGGAATGCACCCAGGCGCTGCTGGCCGACCTGATCGATGCCGCAGGTGACGACGCCGCACTGCGCGCCGCCATACAGAACCTGCAGGCCTTGCTGCAACGCCCCGCCGACGAGCAGGAGCTGCTGGCCCGCCGCATCGCGCAGCAACTGGTGCTGCTGGCCCAGGCCTGTCTGCTGCGCCGCCATGCACCGGCGGCCGTGGCCGATGCCTTTATCGCCACCCGCGTCGTGCAGGCCGATGCCCGCGTGCTGGGCGCCATCGATGTCCGAGCGCTGGATACGGCGGCCCTGCTGGAGCGCGCACTGCCGGCCTGA
- the recQ gene encoding DNA helicase RecQ, whose protein sequence is MSAALSVLHDVFGYQSFRGPQAAIVDHVIGGGDALVLMPTGGGKSLCYQVPAIVRQRAGQGVAVVVSPLIALMHDQVGALHEAGVDAAFLNSSLSYDEAQQVEWQLQSGQLTLLYVAPERLVTPRFLGLLDDLHAQGQLSLFAIDEAHCVSQWGHDFRPEYRALSVLHERYAGVPRIALTATADSLTHADIVERLHLEQAQQFVSSFDRPNIRYTIVEKKDVTNQLLRFIQNEHTDEAGVVYCQSRRRVEEIAQTLQQAGINALPYHAGFPSEVRQQHQDRFLREDGIVMVATIAFGMGIDKPDVRFVAHVDMPKNIEGYYQETGRAGRDGLPAHAWMAYGLSDVVNQRRMIDEGNAEEPFKVVLRGKLDALLSLAEATDCRRVRLLQYFGEASHACGNCDNCLQPPTVWDGTDAARKLLSTIYRVHEMSQLTFGAGHIMDVLRGKDTDKVRQFLHDKISTFGIGKEYSEPQLRGVMRQLLATGALGLHKVTSENSGHVFDTLCLTPGSRAVLRGDLSVHLRATTAAPRSRNSKRGTQPNAAAANLGPDAQARFINLKAWRSEVAKSHNLPAYVIFQDATLAAIAEQCPQSLEALGHISGIGSKKLDAYGSEVLRVIAAHAG, encoded by the coding sequence TTGTCCGCTGCCCTGTCCGTTCTCCACGACGTTTTTGGCTACCAGTCCTTTCGCGGCCCCCAGGCAGCCATCGTCGACCATGTCATTGGAGGGGGCGATGCCCTGGTGCTGATGCCCACCGGCGGTGGCAAAAGCCTGTGCTACCAGGTGCCGGCCATTGTGCGCCAGCGTGCGGGTCAAGGCGTGGCCGTGGTGGTGTCGCCGCTGATTGCACTGATGCACGACCAGGTGGGTGCGCTGCATGAGGCCGGCGTGGATGCGGCCTTTCTCAATTCATCGCTGAGCTATGACGAGGCCCAGCAGGTGGAGTGGCAGCTGCAAAGCGGCCAGCTGACGCTGCTGTATGTGGCGCCCGAGCGCCTGGTGACCCCGCGCTTTCTGGGCCTGCTGGACGATTTGCATGCCCAGGGCCAGTTGAGCCTTTTTGCCATCGACGAGGCCCACTGCGTGAGCCAGTGGGGCCACGACTTTCGCCCCGAATACCGGGCACTGTCGGTGCTGCACGAGCGCTATGCCGGCGTGCCGCGCATTGCCCTCACCGCCACGGCCGACAGCCTGACACATGCCGACATCGTGGAGCGCCTGCACCTGGAGCAGGCACAGCAGTTCGTCAGCAGCTTTGACCGGCCCAATATCCGCTACACCATCGTCGAGAAAAAAGACGTCACCAACCAGCTGCTGCGCTTCATACAGAACGAGCATACGGACGAGGCCGGCGTGGTGTATTGCCAGTCGCGCCGGCGTGTGGAGGAAATTGCCCAGACCCTGCAACAGGCCGGCATCAACGCCCTGCCCTACCACGCGGGCTTTCCTTCGGAAGTGCGCCAACAGCACCAGGACCGCTTTCTGCGCGAAGACGGCATTGTGATGGTGGCCACCATCGCCTTTGGCATGGGCATAGACAAGCCCGATGTGCGCTTTGTGGCCCATGTGGACATGCCCAAGAACATCGAGGGCTACTACCAGGAAACCGGCCGCGCCGGCCGCGATGGCCTGCCCGCCCATGCCTGGATGGCCTATGGCCTGTCCGACGTGGTCAACCAGCGCCGCATGATCGACGAAGGCAATGCCGAAGAGCCGTTCAAGGTGGTGCTGCGCGGCAAGCTGGATGCCCTGCTGTCGCTGGCCGAGGCCACGGACTGCCGGCGGGTGCGTTTGCTGCAGTATTTTGGCGAGGCCTCCCATGCCTGCGGCAACTGCGACAACTGCCTGCAGCCACCCACCGTGTGGGATGGCACGGATGCGGCGCGCAAGCTGCTGTCCACCATTTACCGCGTGCACGAGATGAGCCAACTCACTTTTGGCGCCGGCCACATCATGGACGTGCTGCGTGGCAAGGACACCGACAAGGTGCGCCAGTTTTTGCACGACAAAATCTCCACCTTCGGCATTGGCAAGGAGTACAGCGAGCCCCAGCTGCGCGGCGTGATGCGCCAGCTGCTGGCCACGGGCGCTTTGGGCCTGCACAAGGTGACCAGCGAGAACAGCGGCCATGTCTTCGACACCCTGTGCCTGACCCCAGGCTCGCGCGCCGTGCTGCGCGGCGATCTGAGCGTGCACCTGCGCGCTACCACCGCTGCCCCACGCAGCCGCAACAGCAAGCGCGGCACCCAACCCAATGCGGCAGCGGCCAATCTGGGGCCGGATGCACAGGCCCGCTTCATCAACCTCAAGGCCTGGCGCTCCGAGGTGGCCAAATCGCACAATCTGCCGGCCTATGTGATCTTCCAGGACGCCACGCTAGCAGCCATTGCCGAGCAATGCCCGCAATCGCTGGAGGCCCTGGGCCATATCAGCGGCATTGGCAGCAAAAAACTCGATGCCTATGGCAGCGAGGTGCTGCGCGTCATCGCTGCCCACGCGGGCTGA
- a CDS encoding FAD-binding oxidoreductase — MSHDSFLSALVQQLGADCVHIGSQVEARFHTDWSGQPPVAPLALVRPRSTEAVVSLLRLCHAHRIPVVPQGGLTGLAGAAVPTPGCVALSLERMQAIEDITPRTALMTVQAGATLQSVQEAAVAAGMVFGVDLGARGSCQIGGNVSTNAGGNGVLQHGMMREQVLGLEVVLADGTLLPMLRPMLKNNTGYDLKQFFIGAEGTLGVITRVLLRLRPAPQAKATALVAMPDFDAALAVLQRMQRHFGNSVAAFELMWDSFVQASIRWQKLQPPFAQSHPLLALIDVDGKDEASLRAAVEEALGEAMEAGEVVDAVIAQSQAQAKTLWKLREAPAELNTQMHPPINFDVSLPQADIGRFADAVQAAFDVRWPGHHSLFFGHVGDGNLHVSTDGATVNSECEAVEAELYRLVGEFRGSVSAEHGIGLHKKPFLHASRTPQELAAMRAIKAALDPLGLMNPGKVFD; from the coding sequence ATGTCCCACGACTCCTTTCTTTCCGCCCTGGTACAGCAACTGGGTGCGGATTGCGTGCACATCGGCTCCCAGGTGGAGGCGCGCTTTCACACCGACTGGAGCGGTCAGCCCCCTGTGGCGCCGCTGGCCCTGGTGCGCCCCCGCAGCACCGAGGCGGTGGTCAGCCTGCTGCGCCTGTGTCATGCGCACCGCATCCCCGTGGTGCCCCAGGGTGGGTTGACGGGCCTGGCCGGTGCTGCCGTGCCCACGCCGGGCTGTGTGGCCCTGTCGCTGGAGCGCATGCAGGCCATAGAGGACATCACCCCCCGCACCGCGCTGATGACGGTGCAGGCCGGCGCCACGCTGCAGTCCGTGCAAGAGGCCGCCGTGGCCGCCGGCATGGTGTTTGGTGTGGACCTGGGCGCGCGCGGCAGCTGCCAGATTGGTGGCAATGTCTCCACCAATGCCGGCGGCAACGGCGTGCTGCAGCACGGCATGATGCGCGAGCAGGTGCTGGGCCTGGAAGTGGTGCTGGCCGACGGCACGCTGTTGCCCATGTTGCGCCCCATGCTGAAGAACAACACCGGCTACGACCTCAAGCAATTCTTCATCGGCGCCGAAGGCACGCTGGGTGTCATCACCCGCGTGCTGCTGCGCCTGCGCCCCGCACCGCAGGCCAAGGCCACGGCTCTGGTGGCCATGCCGGACTTCGACGCTGCCCTGGCCGTTTTGCAGCGCATGCAGCGCCACTTCGGCAACAGCGTGGCCGCTTTCGAGCTGATGTGGGACAGCTTTGTCCAGGCCTCCATCCGCTGGCAAAAGCTGCAGCCGCCTTTTGCGCAAAGCCATCCGCTGCTGGCGCTGATCGATGTGGATGGCAAGGACGAAGCCAGCCTGCGCGCAGCCGTGGAGGAAGCCCTGGGCGAAGCCATGGAAGCGGGCGAGGTGGTGGATGCCGTCATCGCCCAGTCCCAGGCCCAGGCCAAAACGCTGTGGAAGCTGCGTGAGGCCCCGGCCGAGCTGAACACCCAGATGCACCCGCCCATCAACTTCGACGTCAGCCTGCCCCAGGCCGACATCGGTCGTTTTGCCGATGCGGTGCAGGCCGCCTTCGATGTGCGCTGGCCCGGCCACCACAGCCTGTTCTTCGGCCATGTGGGTGACGGCAATCTGCATGTCTCCACCGATGGCGCCACGGTGAATAGCGAATGTGAAGCGGTGGAGGCCGAGCTTTACCGCCTGGTGGGCGAATTCCGCGGCAGTGTCTCGGCCGAGCACGGCATAGGCCTGCACAAAAAGCCGTTTCTGCATGCCAGCCGCACGCCGCAGGAGCTGGCCGCCATGCGCGCCATCAAGGCCGCGCTGGACCCACTGGGGCTGATGAACCCGGGCAAGGTCTTCGACTGA
- a CDS encoding FecR domain-containing protein, whose translation MHSPTLDPAVIRQAAQWLVRLHAGPVTAQDHAACARWRAAHPAHEQAWQKAERLAHQFGTVPPALGVPVLTRKTPVVQRRALFQTLAVLGVVAPTAWMGWRHAPWQSWAADYATATGERRHLDLPDGSRLALNTASAVDLDWSPRQRLVRLHRGEILVQTAPDPLQRPFLVVTPQGQLRALGTRFTVRLHGAAKDGSASTALQVLEHRVEVTPAAGSAPPQIVSAGQGLRFTASTFGPLQPSPDEASLAAGEPGWAQGVLYADGMRLDDFLAELARYRPGALRCAPEVAGLRISGAYQLADTDQVLRMLAATLPVALIQRTRWWVMVGPLQA comes from the coding sequence ATGCACAGCCCCACACTGGACCCCGCCGTCATTCGCCAGGCCGCGCAGTGGCTGGTGCGTCTGCACGCAGGCCCCGTAACTGCACAAGACCATGCGGCCTGTGCCCGCTGGCGTGCGGCCCACCCCGCCCATGAACAGGCCTGGCAAAAAGCCGAGCGCCTGGCACACCAATTTGGCACTGTGCCACCCGCACTGGGCGTGCCCGTGCTGACGCGCAAAACTCCCGTCGTGCAGCGCCGCGCCCTGTTCCAAACCCTGGCCGTGTTGGGCGTGGTCGCACCCACGGCCTGGATGGGATGGCGGCACGCCCCCTGGCAAAGCTGGGCCGCCGACTACGCCACAGCCACGGGCGAACGCCGCCATCTGGATCTGCCCGATGGCAGCCGACTTGCACTCAACACCGCCAGTGCCGTCGACCTGGACTGGAGCCCCAGGCAACGCCTAGTGCGCCTGCACCGCGGCGAAATTCTGGTGCAGACCGCGCCCGACCCGCTGCAGCGGCCGTTTCTGGTCGTCACACCCCAGGGCCAGCTGCGCGCCCTGGGCACCCGGTTTACCGTGCGCCTGCACGGTGCGGCGAAAGACGGCAGCGCCAGCACCGCGCTGCAGGTGCTGGAGCACCGCGTCGAGGTCACGCCAGCCGCAGGCTCGGCGCCACCGCAGATCGTGTCTGCGGGCCAGGGCCTGCGCTTCACGGCCAGCACATTCGGCCCGCTGCAGCCCAGCCCCGACGAGGCCAGTCTGGCGGCCGGCGAGCCCGGTTGGGCCCAGGGCGTGCTCTATGCCGACGGCATGCGGCTGGACGACTTCCTGGCCGAGCTGGCACGCTACCGCCCCGGCGCGCTGCGCTGCGCCCCTGAAGTGGCCGGGCTGCGCATCTCGGGCGCCTACCAGCTGGCCGATACCGACCAGGTGCTGCGCATGCTGGCCGCCACCTTACCGGTCGCGCTGATCCAGCGCACGCGCTGGTGGGTCATGGTTGGCCCCTTGCAGGCATGA
- a CDS encoding histidinol-phosphate transaminase, whose product MTVNSAALARAEVPALPAYNAGLSSDAVRARYGVAHIARLGSNENPYGCSPRVVAAMGDLARQIPYYPDASCSALREVLAVRHGVQPEQLVLGNGSEDIIQMLCQAFTGHGDVVLTQRPSFGLHEIYPRMMGATVELVALTADLEFDLAAWCAALQRAPKLAFISNPSNPVGCMWTAEQFAQLLQAASPDTLLVVDEAYVEYAQHTPGYPDTLALLQGCGKPWVVLRTFSKAWGLAGLRVGYGVAGDAATIALLDRVRTPFNVNQAAQIAALAALKDEAFMRRSVQATVTERDALAQRLRAAGLRVASSATNFLFMDLGQDAAVVAEGLLAQGIITKPWKEPGFSQFLRVSVGLAEDNKRFALALASVLGRPI is encoded by the coding sequence ATGACCGTGAATTCCGCCGCCCTGGCACGCGCCGAAGTGCCTGCCCTGCCCGCCTATAACGCCGGCCTGTCCTCCGACGCCGTGCGTGCCCGCTATGGCGTGGCCCATATTGCCCGACTGGGCAGCAATGAAAATCCCTATGGATGCAGTCCGCGTGTGGTGGCTGCCATGGGGGATCTGGCACGCCAGATCCCCTACTACCCGGACGCCAGCTGCAGCGCGCTGCGCGAGGTGCTGGCCGTGCGCCATGGCGTGCAGCCTGAGCAACTGGTGCTGGGCAATGGCTCGGAAGACATCATCCAGATGCTGTGCCAGGCCTTTACCGGCCATGGCGATGTGGTGCTGACCCAGCGCCCCTCCTTTGGCCTGCACGAAATCTACCCACGCATGATGGGCGCCACCGTGGAACTGGTGGCGTTGACGGCAGACCTGGAGTTTGACCTGGCCGCCTGGTGCGCGGCCCTGCAACGCGCGCCCAAGCTGGCTTTCATTTCCAACCCCTCCAACCCCGTGGGCTGCATGTGGACGGCGGAGCAGTTTGCCCAGCTGTTGCAGGCTGCATCGCCCGACACCTTGCTGGTGGTGGACGAGGCCTATGTGGAATACGCCCAGCACACCCCAGGCTACCCCGACACCCTGGCCCTGCTGCAAGGCTGTGGCAAGCCCTGGGTAGTGTTGCGCACCTTCTCCAAGGCCTGGGGCCTGGCCGGTTTGCGCGTGGGCTATGGCGTGGCGGGTGACGCCGCCACCATCGCCCTGCTGGACCGGGTGCGCACGCCCTTCAATGTGAACCAGGCGGCACAGATTGCCGCCCTGGCCGCCCTCAAGGACGAGGCCTTTATGCGCCGCAGCGTGCAGGCCACCGTGACCGAGCGCGATGCCCTGGCTCAGCGCCTGCGCGCGGCCGGGCTGCGGGTGGCGTCGTCGGCCACCAATTTTCTGTTCATGGACCTGGGCCAGGATGCGGCCGTGGTGGCCGAAGGCCTGCTGGCCCAGGGCATCATCACCAAACCCTGGAAGGAGCCTGGCTTCAGCCAGTTTTTGCGCGTGTCCGTGGGCCTGGCGGAAGACAACAAGCGCTTTGCCCTGGCCCTGGCCTCGGTGCTGGGCCGGCCTATCTAG